In Octopus bimaculoides isolate UCB-OBI-ISO-001 chromosome 5, ASM119413v2, whole genome shotgun sequence, a genomic segment contains:
- the LOC128247814 gene encoding caspase-3-like: protein MDFADAQHFEGIYFTERDFDSQPQDVEMETDGGIGESAVVKYNMDRKKENLALIINNETFNESTGMSNRQGSDRDALAIKQALESLHFKVIDRKNLPVKSMKQIFMDISALDHANHNCFVSVILSHGEDDNEIFGIDGKVKLDELVETLLPDRCPSLIGKPKLFFVQACRGTKLDGGAVMHDAGGFRAKHQNIKSHKVPLWADVLLAYSTVPGFYSWRNSTNGSWFIQSLAHILGSDGDQHELQRLMISVNRKVAYEYESNTNHSHMNKMKQVPCIASMLTKELYFYK from the coding sequence ATGGACTTCGCAGATGCACAACATTTTGAAggtatatattttacagaaagaGACTTTGATTCACAACCTCAAGATGTTGAAATGGAAACTGATGGTGGAATTGGCGAATCTGCAGTTGTCAAATATAACATGGATCGGAAAAAAGAGAATCTGGCTTTAATAATCAATAATGAAACCTTCAACGAATCGACTGGTATGTCTAACCGACAAGGATCCGACAGAGATGCATTAGCAATTAAACAGGCATTAGAGTCATTACATTTTAAGGTGATTGACCGCAAGAATTTACCAGTGAAAAGCATGAAACAAATCTTTATGGATATATCTGCGTTGGACCATGCGAATCATAACTGTTTCGTTTCTGTTATATTGAGTCACGGCGAAGACGATAACGAGATATTTGGTATTGATGGCAAAGTAAAACTAGACGAATTAGTGGAGACGTTGCTTCCTGATAGATGCCCAAGTCTAATAGGTAAGCCAAAACTATTCTTCGTACAAGCTTGTCGGGGAACGAAACTGGACGGAGGTGCAGTTATGCACGATGCTGGCGGTTTTAGAGCCAAGCATCAAAATATCAAATCTCACAAAGTACCACTTTGGGCAGACGTTCTTCTGGCTTATTCCACTGTCCCTGGATTTTACTCCTGGAGGAACTCTACAAATGGATCGTGGTTTATTCAGTCGTTAGCCCACATTTTAGGAAGTGACGGAGACCAACATGAACTGCAACGATTAATGATTTCAGTAAATCGTAAGGTTGCCTATGAATACGAGTCTAATACTAACCACTCCCATATGAATAAAATGAAGCAAGTTCCTTGCATAGCAAGCATGTTAACTAAAGAATTATACTTTtacaagtaa